A region from the Halobacillus mangrovi genome encodes:
- the guaC gene encoding GMP reductase → MENVFDYEDIQLIPAKCIVDSRSECDTTVTLGNHTFKLPVVPANMQTIIDENIARSLAEGGYFYIMHRFEPETRKDFVKDMKDRGLLASISVGVKAEEYEFVQHLAEEELVPEYITIDIAHGHSNSVIEMIQHIKNHLPETFVIAGNVGTPEAVRELENAGADATKVGIGPGKVCITKLKTGFGTGGWQLAALKWCGKAASKPIIADGGIRTHGDIAKSIRFGASMVMIGSLFAGHEESPGETIEKDGILYKEYFGSASEYQKGEKKNVEGKKMMVPHKGSLKDTLVEMEQDLQSAISYAGGTYIDAIRHVDYVVVKNSIMNGDHI, encoded by the coding sequence ATGGAAAATGTATTCGACTATGAAGATATTCAATTGATTCCAGCAAAATGCATCGTAGACAGTCGTTCTGAATGTGATACGACAGTTACTTTAGGAAATCACACGTTTAAATTACCGGTAGTTCCTGCCAACATGCAGACGATTATTGACGAAAATATTGCACGGTCTCTTGCTGAAGGCGGTTACTTTTACATTATGCACCGCTTTGAACCTGAAACACGCAAAGATTTTGTGAAGGACATGAAAGACAGGGGCTTACTTGCATCGATCAGTGTTGGAGTTAAAGCGGAGGAGTATGAATTTGTTCAACATTTAGCTGAAGAAGAGCTTGTCCCTGAATATATCACGATTGATATCGCCCACGGTCACTCCAATTCCGTTATCGAAATGATTCAACATATTAAAAACCACTTACCAGAAACTTTTGTGATTGCCGGGAATGTAGGTACTCCTGAAGCTGTACGGGAGTTAGAAAATGCAGGAGCTGACGCTACTAAAGTAGGTATTGGACCTGGAAAAGTGTGTATCACAAAACTAAAGACAGGTTTCGGAACAGGCGGGTGGCAATTAGCTGCCTTGAAATGGTGCGGAAAAGCAGCAAGTAAACCAATCATTGCTGATGGCGGCATACGCACACATGGAGATATCGCCAAATCAATTCGATTCGGTGCTTCCATGGTTATGATCGGCTCTTTATTTGCCGGTCACGAAGAGTCTCCAGGTGAAACGATTGAAAAAGATGGAATTCTATATAAGGAATATTTCGGAAGTGCCTCTGAGTATCAAAAAGGTGAGAAGAAGAATGTGGAAGGGAAAAAGATGATGGTTCCTCACAAAGGTTCTCTTAAGGATACCCTTGTCGAGATGGAGCAGGATCTCCAATCCGCGATTTCGTACGCAGGTGGAACCTATATTGATGCAATTCGTCACGTCGATTATGTAGTCGTAAAAAACTCCATTATGAACGGTGATCACATATAA
- a CDS encoding N-acetylmuramoyl-L-alanine amidase, whose protein sequence is MTILIALDDGHGMNTAGKRTPFIPELGRSIKENEFNRAVVRILRQELERCGFATLLVAPTDEDIPLVKRTDLANVRKADIYVSIHYNAFDGSFSGQNPSGIEIYVYPGNLNAESGKLATAVGKYLRQGTKQNWRGIKEADFHVLRETNMPAILTENGFMDNKEEALLMINESFQREVAVEHAKGICEYFNVSYIPPSNEDETDFSDVPPDSYYADAVKRAKDLGLLNGYPDGRFLPDKNLTRAEFAVALMRLYDKLK, encoded by the coding sequence ATGACAATACTAATCGCGTTGGATGACGGCCATGGTATGAATACGGCTGGAAAACGTACTCCGTTTATACCTGAATTAGGAAGGTCAATTAAAGAAAATGAGTTTAACCGAGCGGTTGTAAGAATCTTGAGACAGGAACTTGAGAGGTGCGGGTTTGCTACACTACTTGTTGCTCCAACAGATGAAGATATCCCTTTAGTGAAAAGAACGGATTTAGCGAATGTTCGGAAAGCAGACATTTACGTTTCTATTCATTATAATGCATTTGATGGTTCGTTTTCTGGACAAAACCCCAGTGGAATAGAAATCTATGTGTACCCAGGTAACTTAAACGCAGAGTCAGGAAAACTTGCTACAGCTGTAGGTAAATATCTTCGCCAAGGAACGAAGCAAAACTGGCGTGGAATTAAAGAGGCGGACTTTCACGTGCTTCGTGAAACGAACATGCCTGCAATACTGACGGAAAATGGGTTTATGGACAATAAAGAAGAAGCTTTGCTTATGATAAATGAATCTTTTCAACGTGAGGTAGCAGTGGAACACGCCAAAGGAATCTGCGAATACTTCAATGTCTCTTATATCCCACCTTCGAACGAGGATGAGACTGATTTCAGTGACGTCCCGCCTGACTCCTATTATGCAGATGCAGTTAAACGGGCAAAAGACCTTGGTCTATTAAATGGGTATCCAGATGGTCGCTTTTTGCCGGACAAAAATCTTACCCGTGCAGAATTTGCTGTTGCGCTTATGCGCTTGTATGACAAATTAAAATAA
- a CDS encoding DUF421 domain-containing protein gives MDIFELIFRLALAFLTLLVLTRIMGRKENSQMTFFNFVSAISIGTLGASLAIDATLSIRNGLIALVA, from the coding sequence ATGGATATCTTTGAACTAATATTTAGACTCGCTCTCGCCTTTTTAACTCTCCTTGTACTGACAAGAATTATGGGCAGAAAAGAAAATTCCCAGATGACTTTTTTCAATTTTGTTTCGGCCATTTCTATCGGAACACTAGGTGCCTCGCTCGCTATTGATGCCACACTGAGTATTCGAAATGGGCTCATCGCACTTGTAGCCTGA
- a CDS encoding YeeE/YedE family protein, which produces MAQLITPSNHLNKQEKQYSTEIAPLNPIQKPLVWVGLIAALILFFSIVSVTTFTQGILFIIGLGFGLALLYARFGFTSAFRRLISVGNVQGLQAHMLMLAVATTLFAIILSTGFSFTGQGPQGYVFPVGLSVVAGSFMFGAGMQMGSGCASGTLYTVGGGKSSMVLTLFGFIAGSVLGAYHIGFWRELPSLPGISLAESTGLGYFGGWILQMAIFLGIYGLTLKIAKKKNPPRMKPLATTTGLKKLWRGAWPLLLAAVILGLLNALTLTIRGNPWGITSAFALWGSKFLQMFGVDVASWTYWQGNDALSKSVLADSTSVMNFGIILGAFIAAAFQGNFKPGKIKPGIAAASTFGGVLMGYGARLAFGCNIGAYFGGIASFSLHGWVWMIMALLGTYLALFIRPLFGLKNPSPKDSIC; this is translated from the coding sequence ATGGCTCAATTAATTACTCCGTCTAATCATTTAAATAAACAGGAAAAACAGTATTCAACTGAAATCGCTCCGTTGAATCCAATACAAAAACCACTTGTCTGGGTCGGTTTGATTGCCGCACTTATTCTATTTTTCAGTATTGTAAGTGTAACCACATTTACTCAAGGCATTCTTTTCATAATCGGTTTAGGTTTCGGGCTTGCATTGCTCTATGCCCGTTTCGGATTCACTTCAGCTTTCAGAAGACTGATATCTGTTGGAAATGTCCAAGGATTACAAGCTCATATGCTGATGCTTGCCGTTGCTACGACCCTTTTCGCTATTATTTTATCAACAGGTTTTAGTTTTACTGGACAAGGGCCTCAAGGATACGTGTTTCCTGTCGGACTTAGTGTTGTGGCTGGATCATTTATGTTTGGTGCGGGAATGCAAATGGGTTCTGGCTGTGCATCTGGCACCCTCTATACGGTCGGAGGCGGAAAATCTTCCATGGTTCTTACCCTCTTTGGATTTATCGCTGGATCAGTCCTTGGAGCTTATCATATTGGGTTTTGGCGTGAGCTTCCATCCTTGCCAGGCATCTCTCTTGCTGAGAGCACAGGATTGGGATACTTTGGGGGCTGGATCTTACAAATGGCTATCTTTTTGGGAATTTACGGGCTGACCTTGAAAATTGCTAAGAAAAAAAACCCACCTAGAATGAAGCCTCTCGCGACAACTACTGGGCTTAAAAAGTTATGGAGAGGTGCATGGCCGCTGCTTCTTGCAGCTGTTATTTTAGGTTTGCTAAACGCCTTGACGTTAACGATAAGAGGAAATCCTTGGGGCATTACCTCAGCGTTTGCCTTATGGGGTTCTAAGTTCTTGCAAATGTTTGGTGTCGATGTCGCAAGCTGGACGTATTGGCAGGGAAATGATGCATTGAGTAAGTCTGTACTCGCAGACTCTACAAGTGTCATGAACTTCGGGATCATACTCGGTGCATTCATTGCTGCCGCTTTTCAAGGCAACTTCAAGCCAGGAAAAATTAAGCCAGGAATTGCAGCGGCTTCCACCTTTGGAGGGGTACTGATGGGTTATGGTGCACGCCTTGCTTTTGGCTGCAATATAGGTGCATACTTTGGCGGGATCGCATCCTTCAGTCTTCACGGCTGGGTTTGGATGATCATGGCACTGCTCGGAACGTATCTAGCCTTGTTTATTCGTCCCCTTTTCGGACTAAAAAACCCAAGTCCTAAAGACTCCATTTGTTAA
- a CDS encoding S1C family serine protease: MKRAWIISLSLSILILACGGVSVYFISDSISEELRATAALTEPLSAEDSEEKVSKKTKDIIYESQKLVVQIELEDGSIGSGFLYNDQGDVITNAHVVANSNEVKVVTADSKEMQGSVIGVSRDTDVAVVRVPGLKGKEPLPIRPEGGAELLDEVLALGSPLGMQNTVTRGEISGLNRNLNIDPFEYKDVYQISAPISPGNSGGPLIDSHTGEVIGINSAKLGKESIGFSIPIASVLPMVNNWSAEPMKSLPDFPELTDNQPQSPVTGTPTEQATYLVHYFYDSINQGDFVTAYSLLGSTQQEEMSFEEFRSGYYNTLSVTVDNLVADPIDEYVEVTVFLTAEETKDGEVQVKKYKVTYPVKFENKSMKIFKGSGKELTSEEEEE, translated from the coding sequence GTGAAACGCGCTTGGATCATCAGCCTTTCACTATCGATTCTGATTCTCGCATGTGGAGGGGTATCTGTTTATTTTATATCTGACTCCATCTCAGAAGAACTGCGTGCGACAGCTGCATTAACTGAGCCACTCAGTGCGGAAGATAGTGAAGAAAAAGTATCGAAAAAAACGAAAGATATTATCTATGAATCTCAGAAACTGGTGGTCCAGATTGAGCTTGAAGATGGCTCGATTGGATCAGGATTTCTTTACAATGATCAGGGCGACGTGATCACCAACGCTCACGTAGTCGCTAATTCAAATGAAGTGAAGGTGGTAACCGCTGATTCAAAAGAAATGCAGGGCAGTGTAATCGGGGTCAGCCGTGACACAGATGTCGCGGTGGTTAGGGTCCCAGGGTTGAAAGGAAAAGAACCGTTACCGATTCGACCAGAGGGTGGAGCAGAGCTTCTCGATGAAGTTTTAGCCCTGGGCAGTCCGCTAGGGATGCAAAACACTGTGACACGCGGGGAAATCAGTGGATTGAACCGTAATTTGAACATAGATCCATTCGAATATAAGGATGTGTATCAAATTTCTGCTCCCATTTCTCCAGGCAACAGTGGTGGGCCATTGATCGATAGCCATACAGGGGAAGTTATTGGTATTAATTCGGCTAAGCTAGGAAAAGAGTCTATCGGTTTCAGCATACCAATTGCCAGTGTCCTTCCGATGGTTAATAACTGGAGCGCTGAACCAATGAAATCTTTGCCTGATTTCCCTGAACTGACCGATAATCAGCCTCAGTCACCGGTAACAGGAACACCGACGGAGCAAGCGACCTATTTGGTCCACTATTTTTATGACAGTATCAATCAAGGGGACTTTGTTACGGCGTATTCCTTGCTTGGCAGCACTCAGCAGGAGGAAATGTCTTTTGAAGAGTTCAGGTCAGGATACTATAACACCTTGTCTGTGACTGTTGATAACTTGGTGGCTGATCCAATAGATGAATACGTCGAAGTGACTGTGTTTTTGACTGCCGAAGAGACGAAAGACGGAGAAGTACAGGTGAAGAAGTATAAAGTGACCTATCCGGTTAAATTTGAAAACAAGTCGATGAAAATCTTCAAGGGAAGCGGGAAAGAGCTGACCTCTGAAGAGGAGGAAGAATAG
- a CDS encoding TetR/AcrR family transcriptional regulator, which yields MPKKTFYNLNEEKKKILIEAAKQEFSRVSLYEASIANILKKAEIPRGSFYQYFEDKEDAFFYLLNEHAKERHANFLANLEKYKGDLFAAVKEIYQEVFEYSLDNGKINFIRNVLLNMNYKIEHTFTKYLSEKEKDERTQNIYDLVNTDALNVVDEKEFYHVMQVVIAVTFHNLVHCVSNDFSKEEALKKYEKEINLVRTGLCE from the coding sequence ATGCCGAAGAAGACCTTTTACAACTTAAACGAAGAAAAGAAAAAAATATTGATTGAAGCGGCCAAACAAGAATTCTCGCGCGTCTCTTTGTATGAAGCTTCGATTGCGAACATCTTAAAAAAAGCAGAAATTCCACGAGGGAGTTTTTATCAATACTTTGAAGACAAGGAAGATGCCTTTTTCTATTTACTGAATGAGCATGCAAAGGAGAGGCATGCCAATTTCCTAGCCAATTTAGAAAAGTATAAGGGCGATCTTTTTGCTGCAGTAAAGGAAATCTATCAAGAGGTATTCGAGTATTCTCTGGATAATGGAAAAATTAATTTTATCCGAAATGTGCTGTTAAATATGAATTACAAGATTGAGCATACATTTACGAAATACTTGTCTGAAAAAGAGAAAGATGAACGAACTCAGAACATATATGACCTTGTTAATACGGATGCTTTGAACGTTGTGGACGAGAAAGAATTTTACCATGTGATGCAAGTTGTGATTGCCGTGACTTTTCATAACCTTGTTCATTGTGTCTCCAATGATTTTTCAAAAGAAGAAGCTTTGAAGAAATATGAAAAAGAGATCAACCTGGTAAGAACAGGTTTATGCGAATAA
- a CDS encoding MDR family MFS transporter — MDNHQDTANPQEINKVPLIIVLISGAFAAILNQTLLGTALPPIMKDLNLEASTAQWLTSVFMLVNGVMIPITAFLIERFTTRRLFLTAMGLFAVGTLICAIAPNFSILMVGRVVQASGAGIIMPLMQTILFLIFPLEKRGAAMGMFGLVISFAPAIGPTLSGWLVEQFPWRSLFYVILPIVIIDFIVAYFILKNVTKQTYPKLDILSIILSSLGFGGILYGFSIAGTNGWGSTQVLISLILGATSLTLFIFRQFKLKQPILEFRVFKFNMFTLTTALGMVVFIAMIGAATVLPILMQDMLGFSAFESGLMLLPGALIMGFMNPITGRLFDKFGARWLAIIGLFILTVTTFMFTNLTPQTTFTYLAIVNAVRMLGVAMVMMPVTTAGLNQLPQRLIPHGTAMNNTMRQVSGAVGTALLVTVMTTSAQPSEGVAGFVHGVNVSFIVAGITAIVGLGLSFFIKNPIREKQTQVNPQGKHEQTARG; from the coding sequence ATGGACAACCATCAAGACACAGCTAACCCGCAGGAAATAAATAAAGTACCATTGATTATCGTACTCATTTCAGGTGCTTTTGCTGCTATTTTGAACCAGACCTTGCTGGGTACGGCTTTGCCACCTATAATGAAAGATCTGAATTTAGAAGCTAGTACAGCTCAGTGGTTGACATCGGTTTTTATGCTCGTCAACGGCGTTATGATTCCGATTACTGCTTTTTTGATTGAACGGTTTACCACAAGACGATTGTTCCTAACAGCTATGGGGCTTTTTGCAGTCGGTACATTGATATGCGCCATTGCTCCCAACTTTAGTATCTTAATGGTTGGACGGGTTGTTCAGGCATCAGGAGCAGGGATCATCATGCCGCTTATGCAGACGATTTTGTTTCTTATTTTTCCTTTAGAAAAAAGGGGAGCAGCTATGGGGATGTTTGGACTCGTCATTTCCTTTGCTCCAGCTATTGGTCCAACATTATCCGGTTGGCTAGTAGAACAGTTTCCGTGGAGAAGCTTATTCTACGTTATTTTGCCTATTGTTATCATTGATTTTATTGTCGCTTATTTTATTCTTAAAAATGTGACAAAACAGACGTATCCGAAACTGGATATTCTATCAATCATTTTATCTTCCTTAGGTTTCGGTGGGATTTTGTACGGGTTCAGTATCGCAGGTACAAACGGATGGGGAAGCACCCAGGTCCTAATATCACTGATTTTAGGAGCCACCTCCTTGACCTTATTCATTTTTCGTCAATTCAAACTTAAACAGCCGATTCTTGAATTTCGTGTTTTTAAATTTAATATGTTTACGCTGACTACGGCTCTGGGGATGGTCGTATTCATTGCCATGATTGGTGCTGCCACTGTATTGCCTATTCTGATGCAGGACATGTTAGGATTTTCTGCGTTTGAATCCGGGCTCATGCTCTTACCGGGAGCTTTAATCATGGGGTTCATGAACCCTATTACAGGGAGGCTGTTTGATAAGTTCGGAGCCAGATGGCTTGCAATTATCGGGCTGTTTATTCTCACAGTCACGACCTTTATGTTTACAAACTTAACGCCGCAAACAACGTTTACTTATTTAGCAATTGTGAACGCTGTTCGGATGTTAGGTGTAGCGATGGTTATGATGCCGGTGACTACAGCTGGCTTAAATCAGCTGCCACAGAGATTAATCCCGCACGGAACAGCTATGAACAATACAATGCGTCAAGTCTCAGGAGCCGTAGGTACAGCCTTACTTGTCACAGTAATGACTACATCAGCTCAGCCTTCTGAGGGCGTTGCTGGTTTCGTACATGGAGTAAATGTGTCCTTTATTGTAGCTGGGATAACAGCGATTGTTGGACTTGGATTATCCTTCTTCATAAAAAATCCAATACGCGAAAAGCAAACGCAAGTTAATCCACAAGGAAAGCATGAGCAAACCGCGCGTGGGTAA
- a CDS encoding 3D domain-containing protein gives MKKSFILLFTVALYTLGLLNFGSQTYTSIHADEIDEPSKKETTAMELKTISLDEKEKEHKRFDMKQKDEKNQAAKADVKRTVNVEATAYTAFCEGCSGTTYTGIDLRANPDKKVIAVDPDVIPLGSKVRVPGYGVAVAGDIGGDIEGHRIDVFIPQEGKAFEFGRKQIKVEILES, from the coding sequence ATGAAGAAATCATTCATTTTATTATTTACAGTGGCTTTATATACGCTTGGTTTGTTGAACTTCGGCTCGCAAACGTACACCTCAATTCATGCAGATGAAATAGACGAGCCATCTAAGAAAGAAACAACAGCTATGGAGCTGAAAACAATAAGTCTAGACGAAAAAGAAAAAGAGCACAAGCGTTTTGATATGAAGCAAAAGGATGAGAAAAACCAGGCTGCAAAAGCTGACGTTAAAAGAACGGTGAACGTAGAAGCAACTGCTTATACAGCTTTTTGTGAAGGATGCAGCGGAACCACTTATACAGGCATCGATCTCCGGGCCAATCCTGACAAGAAAGTAATCGCAGTCGATCCAGACGTTATCCCACTCGGTTCAAAAGTAAGAGTTCCTGGTTATGGAGTAGCCGTAGCAGGTGATATCGGCGGAGATATTGAAGGTCATCGTATTGATGTGTTTATACCGCAAGAAGGAAAAGCCTTCGAATTCGGCAGAAAGCAAATCAAAGTTGAAATCCTTGAATCATAA
- a CDS encoding zinc-ribbon domain-containing protein, with protein MTFCPHCGKEVHEDSRFCSQCGTRLKDNEGNHIHKESGEKKSRFLWPILVPVLALLLTAGGLFWTYTHQQEVNEQVIQNNEKAERLALDGEYKEAEKILIKAVDKRPDFTPLQENLDAVQTVLLIQSDMTEVEKQIKSNHLNKAEEQLTAIQNQIQDEQSKLFSTLTPEANRLQSQITLRQINDELSKLTQVDDLAAKLNTLSGLNLEETSKVRKKINEKIVSLSTKKAEAALEDKQYNEAVAIVDQGLQYVSNHEKLIQLKERIKQERESFEQAQQDRMEDAMQQAAKDELKNQNAALEVLDVQMKKDEYGDIKLSGKVKSVATQILSTVTANYEIRNEKDEVVKEDSAKVYPVYLNPGDEGTFEKVYYDLKKGDYTVEVTDLEWLVE; from the coding sequence ATGACTTTTTGCCCTCATTGTGGGAAAGAAGTACACGAGGACTCCCGTTTTTGCTCCCAGTGTGGTACGCGTTTAAAAGATAACGAAGGAAATCACATACATAAGGAAAGCGGAGAAAAGAAGTCCAGATTTCTGTGGCCCATTTTAGTTCCTGTTTTAGCTTTGCTTTTGACTGCAGGCGGACTATTTTGGACCTACACTCATCAACAAGAAGTGAATGAACAAGTCATCCAGAATAATGAGAAAGCCGAGCGTTTGGCGCTGGACGGAGAATATAAAGAAGCTGAGAAAATCTTGATTAAGGCCGTGGATAAACGCCCTGACTTTACTCCGCTACAGGAAAACTTGGATGCAGTACAAACGGTGTTGTTAATTCAAAGTGATATGACGGAAGTAGAGAAGCAAATAAAATCTAATCATTTAAATAAAGCAGAAGAACAACTGACGGCGATTCAAAATCAAATTCAGGATGAACAAAGTAAACTTTTTTCAACTCTCACTCCAGAAGCCAATCGTCTTCAATCTCAGATTACGCTTAGACAAATCAATGATGAATTAAGTAAGTTGACGCAGGTGGATGACCTTGCTGCCAAGCTTAATACGTTATCGGGTTTAAATTTAGAAGAAACTTCAAAGGTACGAAAAAAAATTAATGAAAAGATCGTTTCTCTATCTACAAAAAAGGCAGAGGCTGCGTTGGAGGATAAACAGTATAACGAGGCTGTCGCCATCGTGGACCAGGGACTTCAATATGTCTCAAACCATGAAAAGCTGATCCAGTTGAAAGAACGGATTAAGCAAGAAAGAGAATCTTTCGAGCAGGCACAGCAAGATCGTATGGAAGATGCCATGCAGCAGGCGGCAAAAGATGAATTGAAAAATCAGAACGCTGCCCTTGAAGTTTTAGATGTCCAGATGAAGAAAGACGAGTACGGAGATATTAAATTGAGTGGAAAGGTGAAAAGTGTAGCCACCCAAATACTCAGTACTGTCACAGCTAATTATGAAATTCGCAATGAAAAGGATGAAGTGGTAAAAGAAGATTCAGCAAAAGTATACCCTGTATATTTGAATCCAGGTGACGAAGGAACCTTTGAAAAAGTCTATTATGACTTGAAAAAGGGTGATTATACTGTTGAAGTGACCGACTTGGAATGGTTAGTAGAATAG
- a CDS encoding LURP-one-related/scramblase family protein, with protein sequence MEACVYFSDNFFSTGRTDIYNKDKDKVGSLHLKSAFSSSVDVEDINGKIVVQGSFPIFSNRWSVQHSKGEELGKVKTGFSFFKKRFRYETSEQSLEIESPAMSKDYTMTDQSGVEVATFRKVSSFFQSAAYELKNHTSSLSTEELISVVMGVNAIEKRRSSAANGSPT encoded by the coding sequence ATGGAAGCATGTGTTTATTTTTCGGATAATTTCTTCTCTACTGGCCGGACAGATATTTACAATAAAGACAAGGATAAAGTTGGCTCATTACATTTAAAAAGTGCCTTTTCTTCAAGTGTTGACGTGGAAGATATAAACGGGAAAATAGTAGTTCAAGGTTCTTTTCCAATCTTTTCGAATAGATGGAGTGTGCAGCATTCTAAAGGTGAGGAGCTCGGAAAAGTAAAGACAGGATTTTCTTTCTTCAAAAAACGTTTTCGTTATGAAACAAGTGAGCAGTCACTTGAGATCGAATCTCCTGCCATGTCAAAAGACTATACAATGACGGATCAATCTGGTGTAGAAGTAGCTACTTTCCGTAAAGTCAGCAGCTTTTTTCAGTCTGCGGCTTACGAATTAAAAAACCACACTTCTTCTCTATCAACTGAAGAATTGATTTCAGTAGTCATGGGAGTCAATGCTATTGAAAAAAGAAGAAGCTCCGCAGCGAACGGGTCGCCTACATAA
- a CDS encoding SIMPL domain-containing protein has product MYYYPQMNRNHGEARVMTVNGTGKVVARPDVAILRFGVETNNRELQEAQKANAETINQITQTLIQAGIPEENIQTADYYIFPEYDYVDGKQQFRGYQVTHILSIRVEEIDKTGAIIDLAVSNGANRVSNIQFTLKNPEQYYQEALRIALGQALAHAQTIANTMQLNLDQTPVKVIEKGGSEIAPIRPYPKAEVMSAAAPTPIEPGQQEIVARVEAQFQYFS; this is encoded by the coding sequence TTGTACTATTATCCTCAAATGAACCGGAATCATGGAGAAGCACGGGTGATGACGGTAAACGGAACAGGAAAGGTAGTGGCAAGGCCAGATGTAGCCATTCTCCGCTTTGGTGTAGAGACAAACAATCGTGAATTACAGGAGGCCCAGAAGGCGAATGCCGAAACAATCAATCAGATTACCCAAACATTAATTCAAGCAGGCATTCCTGAAGAGAATATTCAAACGGCCGATTATTATATTTTTCCTGAATATGATTATGTAGATGGCAAGCAGCAATTCCGTGGTTATCAAGTCACTCACATTCTCTCTATAAGAGTGGAGGAAATCGATAAAACAGGTGCCATCATCGATTTGGCCGTTTCTAATGGGGCAAACAGGGTTTCCAACATACAATTCACCTTGAAAAATCCAGAGCAATATTATCAAGAAGCCTTAAGGATAGCGTTAGGGCAAGCACTCGCACACGCCCAGACCATTGCGAACACAATGCAATTAAATTTGGACCAGACCCCTGTGAAAGTGATTGAAAAGGGAGGAAGTGAGATAGCTCCCATCCGTCCTTATCCAAAAGCTGAGGTGATGAGCGCTGCAGCTCCCACTCCAATCGAACCAGGGCAGCAGGAGATTGTTGCAAGGGTTGAAGCCCAATTTCAATATTTCTCTTAA
- a CDS encoding DUF421 domain-containing protein produces the protein MKSKKARTSIEGEPIILIRNGKIMDAALRKTRLDIDALNVLLRKKNVFSISDVDYANFETDGTLSVLKSHMKQTVTKGDMNTSTNPNEMFSLPTAVITAGKVNSPNLNKLNLDQNWLEQQLKLSGVNSVDDVFYAEVQKDGSLYVDRNDDMLH, from the coding sequence ATTAAATCAAAGAAAGCTCGCACTTCTATTGAAGGCGAACCGATCATTCTAATAAGAAACGGGAAAATTATGGATGCTGCTTTACGAAAGACTCGTCTTGATATTGATGCCCTTAATGTTTTATTGAGAAAGAAGAATGTTTTTTCTATATCCGACGTTGACTATGCAAACTTTGAGACGGACGGGACTCTTTCGGTATTGAAGAGCCATATGAAGCAAACGGTCACTAAAGGCGACATGAATACTTCTACAAACCCAAACGAAATGTTTTCACTTCCTACAGCTGTTATAACAGCTGGCAAAGTGAATAGTCCGAACTTGAATAAGTTGAACCTAGACCAAAATTGGCTTGAGCAGCAGCTCAAGTTATCTGGAGTGAACTCTGTTGATGATGTATTCTATGCAGAGGTCCAAAAAGACGGTTCCTTATACGTAGACCGTAATGATGATATGCTTCATTAA